AAATCGAAGCAAGTTTTGGAACATCCACAAATGCAGGCAAAGAGCGGGGATTATATACATCTGGAGCAATTAAAATAATGCCTGGAAAATAAAAACGTATATCAAATACTTTTAGATACCCTGTAGAAGGTACACAAGGGCTATAGAAAAAGTCCACTGTACCATCACAATAATAAACAGGAACCTTGTCTTTGTCAGTATCTTTAAACAATTTTACTTTCTCAGTCAATCCTTCTTTTTCAAATAGCTTTATTGCCTCTTCTTTAGGCAACATTTTTCTTTCGATTTTTAAATCCTTCTCTATTATTTCTTCCATCCTCTTTTTAATCATAGAAACAATTTTATTGTTGAGAGAATAACCATGTATCTCGCAATACAATCCTTTCCCTAAAGAATGTTCAATAGTAACTGTAGCTCCAGGAAGTAGCTCTTTTACAGCTTTAATAAAAACAAAAGTCAAACTTCTTCTATATATCCTCGTACCTTCCTCAATCGTTGTATCTACAAATTCCACTGTGCTATCCTTTAAAACTGTGTAGTTTAAATCTCTTAGCTCATTATCCACTTTTGCAGCAACTATTATCCCATTGTATCGATGCTCAAAATCTTTAGCAATATTCTCTAATTTTGTGCCTTCTGGGTATTCATAAACATTTCCTAAAATAGTAATTTTCATAAAAATCACCTCAATAAGATTATACATTATTGTAACACAAAATTAAAAGCCCTTTACAAAAATGAGGACTTTTAATTTTTGTCCCACGAAGCCGTAAGGCTATGTTTTTATATTCTTTTGTCTTTAAACAAATTTAACAAATAATTACTTTTTAAATACGAATTTTTTGTTACTGTGCTCATCAATGAGTTTATAATTATCAAGCCTTGTTATCTCTGAACATAGAAATGTTTTATGGGATGCGTAGATATTCTTGTGAAAGCATTCCCGCATAGCTCTCTTCTTTAAATCCAAATGTTTTTATTAATCTGTTAAGCTCTATATGGTGTTAGTATATATTATTGTAGACACTTTAACTCGAACTGGATAAAATAAAAATATAAAGAAGGTTTGCAGTATACAAGCACCAAATTTCAAGAATATATATTATCCAAAGGTAACATAAAACACTCATTTAGTCACAAAGGATGCCTTTTGCATGTATAGAATCTTTTCATGCTTCTTTAAAAAAGGAAGAAGTAATTTTAGCTACTTACTATGATTTTGATACTGCCAGCTTTGCTATATTAGAGTACATTGAAGTCTAGTATAATAGGAAAAGACTACACAGTAGTATAGGGTATATGACTCCACAACAATTTGAAGATTTCATTAAAAAGTCAACATAAAAATTTCGAGTTTTTGTGTCTACTATATTGACATAAATTCAATGCGGATTTTAACGGCAGTATAAATCTGCACAGAAAGTTCCGGAAGACCTTTCCGACGTTAAAAGACAGAAAAATCAAAGAAGAAAAAAGAAATCAAAAAGGGGATAGAAAAGTTTATCATCAAAACCCTGCAACGATGCAGGGTAGCACATATACAAGACACAGTCGCATAAATGGTGTCGGTAATTGTGTGTTATGCAGTATGTGACCTGCTATGAACTGGTGAATTGGGCCGTGGTACTTCTGTACCGCACCTGTAGATTAGGAGAGTGCTCAATTCTCATACCCGGATGGAATTAGGGATCCTGATTCTACCGGGATGCAATGCAGGGAATGTGCTGTCCTGTAACCAACGGGGCAATCTAAGCCGCAACTGGGCGCAAGTCGAAAAGCTACGTAATTCCCGTGGACGACCACCAATGAGATCGTGGGAAGACAAAGCCCTCGACTTCAGTCGTAGGAGGAATTGTATAGTATATTATAAATATATTACTATGTCAAAAGAGCAAAATTAAAGGATAGTGTCAAGATACTGTAGGATATTTTTTAAAGACAACCCCTAAAAATTATTAATTCAAGGTTTCTAACTATCATTTTTTTTGGGAGTGAAAAATATTTTGTGTATTTAGATTAATTATATCCTCTTTCTCAGCAAGAATCAGTTAACATTTTTATCTGTTCTATCTTTAGTATGACCTTTTTTCTATATCTTATGCATGAAAGTGAATAATTTTGGTTAAAATATTTAATTAGGGATACTGTAAGCTTTTCTCTAGAACCTTTGAAGACCTAGGGATTCAAAAGTTCTAGAGAAAAAAATTTTTTCGGGCTTCGCCCACCTATAGGTATTTTTCAAGTCTTCCAGGATACATTATGATTAATTGGTTTAATACTATATCCCAGTTTTTATACCTCACTGTCCATTTCTTTAATACATTCATTGTTACTAAGTATAGCATTTTTTCTAATGCTTCATCAGATGGAAATATTGTTTTTGATTTTGTAACTTTCCTTAACTGCCTGTGGAATCCTTCAATTATGTTTGTTGTATACATTATTTTCCTTACTTCTTCAGGGAATTTGTAAAATGGACTTAATACATCCCAGTTATTCTCCCAACTCTTTATGGCATAAGGATATAGATTCTGCCATTTGTTTTTTAATTTCTCAAATTCATCCCTTGCTATTTCTTCATTAGCTGCTTGATATACTGCTTTAAAATCTTTACTGAATTCTTTAAGGTGTTTATATGACACATATTTGAAGCAGTTCCTTAATTGATGTATTATACATCTTTGTATCTCTGATTTTGGAAATGCTGCTTGTATTGCTTCTTTTATCCCTGTTAATCCATCTACAGAAAATACTAAAACATCTTCTACTCCTCTGTTCTTTAGCTCATTTAATACTCCAAGCCAGAATCTTGAACTCTCATTTTCTCCAATCCATATCCCTAATACATCTTTTATGCCTTCTATCGTTACCCCTAATACTACATAAGCTGCTCTATTGATAATATGACCGTCTGTTCTTACTTTGTAATGGATGGCATCCATAAATATGAAAGTGTATATCTTTTCTAATGGCCTTGATTGCCATTCTTTTATTTCTGGTACTATTCTTTCGGTTATTTTACTTACCATTTCTGCAGATAATTCTATTCCATACAGGTCTTTTATCTGGTCATGAATATCTCTTGTTGACATCCCTCTTGCATATAGAGCTATTACTTTTTCTTCAATTCCTGATATGTCTCTTTTGTATTTCGGAACTATTTTGGGTTCAAATTCTCCTTGTCTGTCTCTTGGAATATCAATTTCCATCTCACCAAA
The sequence above is a segment of the Thermoanaerobacter ethanolicus JW 200 genome. Coding sequences within it:
- a CDS encoding IS256-like element ISTwi1 family transposase; translation: MSLLTKEQLRNFISENNIQSIPDLYTSLKNLFKDTIQEILEAELSTELGYERYDKKDKDTQNSRNGYTQKTVKTQFGEMEIDIPRDRQGEFEPKIVPKYKRDISGIEEKVIALYARGMSTRDIHDQIKDLYGIELSAEMVSKITERIVPEIKEWQSRPLEKIYTFIFMDAIHYKVRTDGHIINRAAYVVLGVTIEGIKDVLGIWIGENESSRFWLGVLNELKNRGVEDVLVFSVDGLTGIKEAIQAAFPKSEIQRCIIHQLRNCFKYVSYKHLKEFSKDFKAVYQAANEEIARDEFEKLKNKWQNLYPYAIKSWENNWDVLSPFYKFPEEVRKIMYTTNIIEGFHRQLRKVTKSKTIFPSDEALEKMLYLVTMNVLKKWTVRYKNWDIVLNQLIIMYPGRLEKYL